The stretch of DNA TTGGGTATTTATTAGGTATTGGCATTCTAAAGTTTTTACCTTGATAAAATTGTTCGTTAGGTGCAAAACGTAAATTAACACTTACATTATCGGTTTTAATGTTGTTAAAACTACGTTTCATTAATGTGTCGCTGCTAAGAAACTCAAGCGAACCAATCGGTTTTTGAATTTTGTTTTCGTAAATTAAATTGTAAGAAAAGCCACTAGTATATTCCTTTATGTAATTTAATTTATATGAATCAAAAAACAACATTCTACCAGCATTTCCTCTTCTAAACGACAACAAAAAATTATCATCATTTAAAAACTGAAGGTCTTGACCAGGAAAATTGGTTTCATGCTGATAGGAAGCAGTTATTTTATGTTGTGGGTTGGTTAAAAAGTTTTTATTGAAAGAGTAGGTGTATCCTCCAAAGTATTTAAACTCTTCAATTTTGGTTGAATAAGCTAAATAAGTTTCAAACATCATGTTTTCGATAAACTTTGGCGTAGTTCTAAAACCACCACGTATACGAAAACCCTCTACTTGGTTAAAACTATAAAAGGTGTTAATCGGGCCAATTTCAATTTTCCCTACACTATGCCAACCGGTAATTAACAAAAAAGCAACATCCATAAACCGTTTGTACGATTTAATATTTTGGATGCTATCAATCATAACATAAACACCTTTCTCACTTTTGGTAAGGGTGTCTGGACGAGCTGTAGTCCAAAATTCTTCTGTTTGATTAGTGTTATCTTCAACTTTAATCAATTTTTCAATAGGGTTGTAGATACTATCAGCTTGTTCTTTGTTAAAATCGAAATTGTTATAAAAAACGGTTCTATTCCCGAAAAAACCTCTCCCTTTTTTTGTGATATTGTAGTCGATAATTAGTTTGTCTTTACTCAACATCCAAATACTATCATGGTATTGTGTAAACTCTTGCTCTAAGCTTAAATCCTTAACAAAATTCACATTAATTTGTTTAGGCACACTCATGCTAACTTTAGCAATGTTATAGGTGCCATCGTTTAAAACATATAAACTCCCAGTAAAAGCATAGTCTGCTTTATTACGAGGTGTAAAAGCTAAATTTATACAGCTCTGACCGTTTACTTCGGTAGTATCAATAATAAAAAACTTGTAAATGGTTGGTGCTAAAACCGATATTGGACTTGTAAACTCGTGAGCTAGGAGATATATGGAGTTGTCGTAAATATCTACATCTTGGTAGAGTTTATCCATAATAAACGACAAACCATCTTCATCTACATATCCTTCAAACCCTGTTTGTTTGGTTCCTGAACGATACTCCTTTTCAGTTTTGGGTGATTTTCTATAATATACTTTGCTGGCAGTTTCTCGCAAATAGATTGGTAAGAAAGGTTTACCATTAACTTCAGAAGTATCGATGTTATCAATTACAACCTGAAAATTCTTTTTTAACCATCCTTTATTTAAAAAATCTTCAGTAAGGTTATTGATGTCGATTTCAATTTTCTCATATTTATTGAACTCGTAAAAATCCATGGCTTCTTTACGGTTCTTGTCTTTTCTATCAATAACTTCTTTTATCAAGTCTACCGCAGGATTGTCTTTATTTCTATATTTAGTTTTTTCAGCAACAATAGTTACTTCTTGCATGGTTATACTTGTTTCTTCTAAGGTGAAATTTAGGGTTTGAGTTTTACCTTTTTGTACACGTACCGTATCAACTTTATAACCAACAAATGAGGCCAATAATTTTGATGTTGCCCATTGGGTTTCTAGGTAATAATTTCCATCAAAATCGGTTGTAGTACCAATGTTAGCACCTACAAATGAAATATTTACAAAAGGCAAAGGTTGTTTAGTAATAGCATCTATTACTTTTCCTTTTATCTTGGTAAGCTCTTGCCCGAATGAGGATAATGATAAAACAACCCAAAGAGGTACTAATATAAGTTTTAAAAGGTTGTTCATTAATAGCGATAGAAATACATAAGTTTTACGAAGATTTCAAAGATAATTAAATATGCGTAATTATAGATAGAATAATTCTGCAATGATTATCTTCTCATTACTTCCACTCAAATGTAGAAAACAAGTGTTCAATATCTTGTTTAACAAAATCTAAAACGGGTTGTATAGAATCTTGATTTGGAGGAGTGTTAAAGTATAACGAACCAACCAAAAAATGATTAAGACTATCGGTTAAATGAAATTGAAACTCTGAAGCAGCATTGCCTTTAATATCGTAAATTAAACCGTACACTTTTTTTTGAGGGTAATTGATAATAATTTGCTCAATATCGGTTGCTTTTACGGAATGTTTAAAAGCTAATGTTCTAGAATCTTCTAAATATTTATCAATGTTGTTCTCAATTTGATTGTAACTAAAATACAAACTAGCATTTAATGTGTTAAAATCTAAATTAAACCAACAAGGTTTGTCAGCTTGTTCAACCATTTTTATCACAGAATAGGTTGGTTTTTCAAAAGTAAAAGGGCAATCTAAAGTTGCGGATTCGTAATTTTTTTCTGGTAAATCAATCCTAAAATAACCTTTAGGTTTTGGTGTAAAGGACTCGCTTTCACAAGAAAAGAGAAGGATAGCAAAAAATACAACAGTTATTTTTCTGAAAGAGTTCATGCTTTGTTGATAATTAATTTTACTCGTTTAACCCTTCTTTTGTCGGATGCTTCAATAATAAAACTGAAATGATGGAAATTTACTTTTTCATTTTTCTGAGGAATTTTTCCTGAAATTTCGATAATTAATCCAGCCAATGTTTCAGCTTCTTTTTTCATTTCAGTAAAAATGGTATTGTCATCTAGTATAATGATTTTGTTTAAATCATTAATAGTAGTGTTACCATCAAAAACATAAGTTGAATCATCTAGTTTTGAATAAACAATGTCTTCGGTGTCGAACTCGTCGCTAATTTCACCAACTATTTCTTCAATAATATCTTCTAAGGTTATAATTCCTGAAGTTCCACCGTACTCATCAACAATAATGGCAAGATGTATTTTTCGCTCCTGAAACTCCTTTAATAAATCATCCAGCTTTTTGTTTTCGGGAATAAAAAATGGGTTTCTTAAAAGTGGTAACCAATCAAAGTTGTCATCTTTGTTGATGTGAGGAATAATGTCTTTAATGTATAAAACACCCAATATCTTATCAAACGAATCTTCGTAAACTGGTATTCTCGAATGTCCACTATCAAGTATGGTTTTTATAATATCATTAAAGGGGGTCTCCTTTTCGATAGAAACCACATTAACACGAGCGGTCATTACTTCTTTTACACTCGTTTCACCAAACTTTACAATTCCTTTTAATATTTGATGTTCTTGTTGGTTGGAATGGATGTCGTTGGTTAAATCAATAGCATGAGATAGCTCTTCAACAGAAATATCGTGGGTTTTTCGTTTTATATTTTTATCGAAAAAATTGGTTGAATAAATAAGTAAAAAACTAATAGGCTTAAATACTTTGATGAGTAATTTTAAAGGTAAAGCCATTAAAAGAGCAATTTTTAAGGCATTTTTTGTGGCATAAACT from Flavobacteriales bacterium encodes:
- a CDS encoding carboxypeptidase-like regulatory domain-containing protein — encoded protein: MNNLLKLILVPLWVVLSLSSFGQELTKIKGKVIDAITKQPLPFVNISFVGANIGTTTDFDGNYYLETQWATSKLLASFVGYKVDTVRVQKGKTQTLNFTLEETSITMQEVTIVAEKTKYRNKDNPAVDLIKEVIDRKDKNRKEAMDFYEFNKYEKIEIDINNLTEDFLNKGWLKKNFQVVIDNIDTSEVNGKPFLPIYLRETASKVYYRKSPKTEKEYRSGTKQTGFEGYVDEDGLSFIMDKLYQDVDIYDNSIYLLAHEFTSPISVLAPTIYKFFIIDTTEVNGQSCINLAFTPRNKADYAFTGSLYVLNDGTYNIAKVSMSVPKQINVNFVKDLSLEQEFTQYHDSIWMLSKDKLIIDYNITKKGRGFFGNRTVFYNNFDFNKEQADSIYNPIEKLIKVEDNTNQTEEFWTTARPDTLTKSEKGVYVMIDSIQNIKSYKRFMDVAFLLITGWHSVGKIEIGPINTFYSFNQVEGFRIRGGFRTTPKFIENMMFETYLAYSTKIEEFKYFGGYTYSFNKNFLTNPQHKITASYQHETNFPGQDLQFLNDDNFLLSFRRGNAGRMLFFDSYKLNYIKEYTSGFSYNLIYENKIQKPIGSLEFLSSDTLMKRSFNNIKTDNVSVNLRFAPNEQFYQGKNFRMPIPNKYPIFNLRFTQGINGFINGDINYTRLSANISKRFFMGLIGYSDTEFEAGKVFGKVPFPLLNLPQANQSFFLQETSFNLMNFMEFMSDEYVSLKITHSFNGAILNRIPLLKHLKLREIASLKFMYGRLTNENNPDVQKDVFLFPMNERRESITYQFKDGIPYAEASIGVSNIFKIFRVDLLQRLTYLDNQDIGSLFGVKGLAIRAKGKIDF
- the gldD gene encoding gliding motility lipoprotein GldD, which translates into the protein MNSFRKITVVFFAILLFSCESESFTPKPKGYFRIDLPEKNYESATLDCPFTFEKPTYSVIKMVEQADKPCWFNLDFNTLNASLYFSYNQIENNIDKYLEDSRTLAFKHSVKATDIEQIIINYPQKKVYGLIYDIKGNAASEFQFHLTDSLNHFLVGSLYFNTPPNQDSIQPVLDFVKQDIEHLFSTFEWK
- the gldE gene encoding gliding motility-associated protein GldE gives rise to the protein MVSGSEVALFSLAPADLDKIKDAEDKGSANISIILNQPKYLLATILIVNNAVNIAIIILSTLTLQQQFNFSALPYWLDFAIQVIGITFLILLFGEIVPKVYATKNALKIALLMALPLKLLIKVFKPISFLLIYSTNFFDKNIKRKTHDISVEELSHAIDLTNDIHSNQQEHQILKGIVKFGETSVKEVMTARVNVVSIEKETPFNDIIKTILDSGHSRIPVYEDSFDKILGVLYIKDIIPHINKDDNFDWLPLLRNPFFIPENKKLDDLLKEFQERKIHLAIIVDEYGGTSGIITLEDIIEEIVGEISDEFDTEDIVYSKLDDSTYVFDGNTTINDLNKIIILDDNTIFTEMKKEAETLAGLIIEISGKIPQKNEKVNFHHFSFIIEASDKRRVKRVKLIINKA